One genomic segment of Synechocystis sp. LKSZ1 includes these proteins:
- a CDS encoding NFACT family protein: MQSFDFTTLTAIVAELRQQWLPARIEQVYQRDRYTLALALRTLQHRGWLTLCWHPQAARLCLGEAPPTHADTFTFSDQLRHQIKGLALTALAPLAPWERVLDLQVAPRPGEAPHFHLYLEIMGKYSNLVLTDAHQQIITVAHQVNAQQSRVRTVQTGQPYTPPPVLLGECPRLDEDQTRWQERLSLIPGPLKQQLIKIYRGVSPMVAQALLTQAQLPETVANTDLTPVHWQGLFQAWQAWLKALETEQFHPGWTSNGYTVLGQGLLEPVGKVNTLINDYYSHGQRREQCQQLRQQLQQKVQYHHKKLQQKALLFQQRLAESEQSEQYQQQADLLMAHSYQWQAGMTEMVLTDFETGQPVRIPLRPDKNAIQTAQALYRQHQKLKRAKTVVLPLLENVQAELAYLAQIEASLAQLTNQHQAEDLQALEEIREELIEQKYLDSPYPRSLRKTETFQPHQQASPSGFEVWIGRNNRQNDYLTFRVATDYDLWFHSQEIAGSHVLLRVPPGASVEESDLQCAADWAAYYSQARGSEQVPVIYTQPKYVFKPKGARPGMVVYQQEVVLWGKPSNIPLYLKTSD, encoded by the coding sequence ATGCAATCCTTTGATTTCACAACGCTGACGGCGATTGTGGCGGAACTCCGTCAGCAATGGCTACCGGCCCGGATTGAACAGGTTTATCAGCGCGACCGCTACACCCTGGCCCTGGCCCTGCGAACCTTGCAACACCGGGGTTGGTTGACCCTCTGTTGGCATCCCCAGGCCGCTCGGCTTTGTCTGGGAGAGGCCCCACCCACCCATGCCGACACCTTTACCTTTAGCGACCAACTGCGGCACCAAATTAAGGGATTGGCCCTGACCGCCCTGGCCCCCCTGGCCCCCTGGGAACGGGTTCTGGATTTACAAGTGGCCCCGCGTCCCGGTGAGGCCCCCCATTTCCATCTCTATTTGGAAATTATGGGCAAATACAGCAACCTGGTGCTCACCGATGCCCACCAGCAAATTATCACCGTGGCCCATCAGGTCAATGCCCAGCAATCGCGGGTCAGAACGGTGCAAACGGGCCAACCCTATACGCCACCGCCGGTTCTCTTGGGAGAATGTCCCCGTCTAGACGAGGATCAAACCCGCTGGCAGGAACGACTGAGCCTGATTCCTGGCCCCCTCAAACAACAGTTGATTAAAATCTATCGGGGGGTGAGTCCGATGGTGGCCCAGGCCCTGTTGACCCAGGCGCAACTCCCAGAAACTGTTGCCAATACTGACCTGACTCCAGTCCATTGGCAGGGCCTGTTTCAAGCCTGGCAGGCCTGGTTAAAGGCCTTAGAAACCGAGCAGTTCCATCCGGGTTGGACGAGCAACGGTTATACGGTTCTGGGCCAGGGCCTGCTGGAACCCGTGGGCAAGGTGAATACCTTGATCAATGATTACTATAGCCATGGCCAACGGCGGGAACAGTGCCAACAGCTACGCCAGCAACTCCAGCAAAAAGTCCAGTATCACCATAAAAAACTCCAACAGAAAGCGCTTCTCTTTCAGCAACGCTTAGCGGAATCGGAGCAATCGGAGCAGTATCAACAGCAGGCGGATCTCCTCATGGCCCATAGCTATCAATGGCAGGCGGGCATGACGGAAATGGTACTGACGGATTTCGAGACGGGCCAACCCGTGCGGATTCCCCTGCGGCCCGATAAAAATGCCATCCAAACGGCCCAGGCCCTGTACCGCCAACATCAAAAATTAAAACGGGCTAAAACCGTCGTTCTACCTCTCCTCGAAAACGTGCAAGCGGAATTGGCCTACCTGGCACAAATTGAAGCCAGCCTCGCACAACTGACCAACCAGCACCAAGCAGAAGACCTCCAGGCCCTGGAGGAAATTCGAGAGGAACTCATCGAGCAGAAATACTTAGACAGTCCCTATCCCCGCAGTCTCCGCAAAACTGAAACCTTCCAGCCCCACCAGCAGGCCAGTCCGTCCGGTTTTGAGGTCTGGATCGGCCGTAATAATCGCCAAAATGATTACCTCACCTTCCGAGTGGCAACGGACTACGACCTCTGGTTCCATAGCCAAGAAATTGCCGGCAGTCATGTTTTGCTTCGGGTTCCACCGGGGGCCAGCGTTGAGGAAAGCGACCTGCAATGTGCGGCGGATTGGGCCGCCTACTACAGCCAGGCCCGGGGCAGTGAACAAGTTCCCGTTATTTATACTCAACCGAAATACGTTTTTAAACCCAAGGGCGCTCGGCCCGGCATGGTGGTTTATCAGCAGGAAGTCGTCCTTTGGGGAAAACCTTCCAACATCCCACTATATCTAAAAACATCTGATTAG
- the gcvH gene encoding glycine cleavage system protein GcvH translates to MEYPEDLRYLDSHEYVRLVGEMATVGLSAFAVDELGDIVFVELPAVGDELTVQTSFGAVESVKAASDLYAPVSGTVVEVNEQLLDNPELLNSDPYGEAWLVKVQVKAGESLPQHTLSAQEYRAAVSGEA, encoded by the coding sequence ATGGAATACCCAGAGGATCTGCGCTACCTAGATAGCCACGAATATGTACGTCTAGTCGGGGAGATGGCCACTGTTGGCCTAAGTGCCTTCGCCGTCGATGAGTTGGGCGATATTGTGTTTGTCGAATTGCCCGCAGTGGGGGATGAGCTAACGGTGCAGACCAGTTTTGGGGCTGTGGAATCCGTTAAGGCCGCCTCCGACCTCTACGCGCCGGTCAGTGGCACTGTGGTGGAGGTGAACGAACAACTGTTGGACAACCCGGAATTACTCAACAGTGACCCCTACGGTGAGGCCTGGTTGGTGAAAGTCCAGGTTAAGGCGGGTGAATCCCTGCCCCAGCACACCCTATCTGCCCAGGAATACCGGGCCGCGGTCTCCGGGGAAGCCTAG
- a CDS encoding alkaline phosphatase PhoX has protein sequence MSFDTNQPSLVQGLAGYTTDPLFTVGETIGNYTPVGILDGIGAIELNGTTVRFYVNHELGPTVGYAYSLENGTQLKGGRVSYFDVDKRTLSIVDAGLAYDTIVNRAGQVVASSSVYSPSNPSGLDSATGLNRLCSASLFEPNQFGSGRGLVDPIFFTGEESAGTNYALDIQTNTLYALPAFGRAGYENVAEVDTGTTDKVAFVIGDDTGFSPLYMYVGNKNAKGDGSFLDRNGLASGKVYAWVADDPTNPNDPIELSAETFKGTNNSTNGRFVEIAYYDPAQAGTNGYDNLGYATTTKQDDLAAAVNAFQLARPEDVSTNPADGTQFAVNATGTGNFDKWGTVYRFDIDFQNIAAGNITAKVDILFDGNEANKQDFGLRSPDNLDWADDGKIYLQEDRSIDAFGTISGEEASLYSLNPSVSDPSATLTRIAQVDRSALPAGQTDPVPNDIGNWETSGILDVSTLFGNNPGDLIVFDVQAHSLKDGAISSQNLVEGGQLLFLVGPEATLVQDSALVVGSNVADTKLGGIDFDGVNDLVFTGAGNDEVDVPLAGALSGFNRISVGSGKDTVFAADDDRVFGDAGDDLLDATDASGYRLSGGAGNDDLFLGVNGRALGGDGNDRFFVQSGGGNILSGGAGSDQFWMLTDSLPSSPNTIADFTPGTDVIGIANQGAGVDFADLSFSGNNIALNGVTFATLTGIQTNTLTAANFVFASL, from the coding sequence ATGTCTTTTGATACCAATCAGCCCAGCCTAGTCCAGGGCCTCGCTGGATACACGACGGATCCACTCTTCACAGTCGGTGAAACCATTGGCAACTATACGCCTGTTGGAATTCTCGACGGAATTGGCGCCATTGAACTCAATGGCACCACCGTTCGTTTTTACGTTAACCATGAATTAGGGCCCACCGTTGGCTATGCTTACTCCCTTGAAAATGGTACGCAATTGAAGGGGGGCCGGGTTAGCTACTTTGATGTTGACAAGCGCACTCTTAGTATTGTTGATGCGGGACTCGCCTACGACACCATCGTCAACCGAGCCGGTCAAGTCGTCGCTTCTTCGAGCGTTTATTCGCCAAGTAATCCCAGCGGCTTGGATAGCGCAACTGGATTAAATCGTCTTTGCTCTGCTTCTTTGTTTGAACCTAACCAATTTGGTTCGGGCCGGGGGTTAGTAGATCCAATTTTCTTCACCGGAGAAGAAAGTGCTGGGACAAACTATGCCCTAGACATCCAAACAAATACGCTGTACGCCCTCCCCGCCTTTGGCCGTGCCGGCTATGAAAACGTCGCTGAAGTAGACACCGGAACCACCGATAAAGTTGCGTTTGTCATTGGTGATGATACTGGCTTCTCACCGTTGTACATGTACGTCGGTAATAAAAATGCTAAGGGCGATGGTAGCTTTTTAGATCGCAATGGCCTAGCTTCTGGCAAGGTCTACGCTTGGGTTGCCGATGATCCCACGAATCCTAATGACCCGATCGAACTTAGCGCTGAGACCTTCAAGGGTACCAATAACTCGACCAATGGCAGGTTTGTCGAGATTGCCTATTACGATCCTGCGCAAGCCGGTACAAATGGCTACGATAACCTAGGATACGCAACCACCACCAAGCAAGACGACTTAGCGGCCGCTGTGAATGCATTCCAGTTGGCTCGTCCTGAGGATGTTTCTACCAATCCTGCTGATGGTACCCAGTTTGCTGTCAATGCGACGGGAACAGGTAACTTTGATAAGTGGGGAACCGTATACCGATTCGATATTGATTTCCAAAATATCGCTGCCGGTAATATCACCGCAAAGGTTGACATCCTGTTTGATGGCAATGAAGCCAACAAGCAAGACTTTGGTTTGCGGAGTCCCGATAACCTAGATTGGGCTGATGATGGCAAGATTTATCTCCAAGAAGACCGCTCCATTGACGCTTTTGGAACTATCTCTGGAGAAGAAGCTTCCCTGTATAGCCTCAATCCTTCTGTGTCTGATCCCTCCGCAACGTTAACTCGCATTGCTCAAGTTGATCGTTCTGCGTTACCGGCAGGTCAAACTGATCCAGTTCCCAATGATATTGGCAACTGGGAAACCTCTGGAATTCTGGATGTTTCCACCCTATTCGGTAACAATCCCGGTGATCTCATTGTCTTTGATGTGCAGGCGCACAGTCTCAAAGATGGAGCAATTAGTAGCCAAAATCTTGTAGAGGGAGGCCAACTCCTATTTTTGGTTGGCCCTGAGGCTACTTTAGTGCAAGACAGCGCCCTCGTGGTCGGTTCTAATGTTGCAGATACCAAGCTTGGCGGGATTGATTTTGATGGGGTTAATGATCTCGTCTTTACTGGTGCAGGCAATGATGAAGTGGATGTCCCGCTGGCAGGGGCATTGAGCGGCTTTAACCGCATTAGCGTTGGTAGTGGTAAAGATACGGTGTTTGCCGCCGATGACGATCGCGTCTTTGGTGATGCTGGCGATGACCTGCTAGATGCCACAGATGCATCAGGCTATCGTCTCTCTGGTGGAGCCGGTAATGACGACTTATTCCTCGGCGTGAATGGCCGGGCCCTGGGGGGAGACGGTAACGACCGCTTCTTCGTCCAGTCCGGTGGCGGTAATATTCTCTCTGGTGGCGCGGGCTCTGACCAATTCTGGATGCTGACGGATAGCTTACCCAGTTCTCCCAATACCATTGCCGACTTTACCCCAGGTACCGATGTGATCGGTATTGCTAACCAAGGGGCCGGGGTTGATTTTGCTGACCTCAGCTTCTCCGGTAACAACATTGCTCTCAACGGTGTCACCTTCGCCACCTTGACCGGCATTCAAACCAATACCTTAACCGCGGCTAACTTTGTGTTTGCGTCTCTGTAA